A part of Daphnia pulex isolate KAP4 chromosome 6, ASM2113471v1 genomic DNA contains:
- the LOC124195705 gene encoding LMBR1 domain-containing protein 2 homolog translates to MTVGPLVTEITCTFIVAASILYRYGDWFRHHIIVTLSVLIAWYFSFLIIFILPLDVTSTAYRQCIQEHTSFIEEPQLNDTANASTTAVPHVIPSNETSVCKLPWSYVPENVLPQLWRVLYWTSQFLTWFVLPLMQSYTKAGDFTVKGKLRSSLIDNAIYYGSYLVIATILIIYLAAKPDFEFDWPKLKAIAASASNTWGLFWLVLLLGYGLVDIPRSVWRSAIPGPLLSRLYFKAAKLNAEKSEAEENLEDYLEALQVALNRIPPSDPLRKNAETISDKLPLEWRERMKRKSVNTNQMNDSDLNEKSLVRLHRQVIRALQRQHRTETQWHNLVEKIFDLEDVHRNIGSHEHYFKPSFESSQPNWVARIRSPTIEWYWKCLLRRYVCQGLAMILALLSVLVVWSELTFFNASPVLSIFAIFVNLAKEYYDYLSIELVSIATIAYMCVCAYSTVLKIRVLNLYYLAPHHQTDEYSLIFSGMLLCRLTPPMCLNFLGLIHMDSHIIKARLMETYYTQIMGHMDVLPIISDGFNIYFPMAILGLCLATYFSLGARFLTFIGFQQFVDDEDDITADLSDEGRELIKREKRRRQRAEDNESRRRNVEVASSSSRAERVRETGGLLVKRESSRSELFGSTSDNMSNEDDRYDQLFMQASRRIGDDVGSTPATSVTGSSDYRSSYTRSGPPRNFFDDV, encoded by the exons ATGACTGTTGGACCTCTTGTCACAGAAATTACTTGCACATTTATTGTTGCAGCTTCTATTTTGTACCGTTATGGAGACTGGTTCAGGCACCATATAATAGTCACTCTCTCTGTGTTAATAGCatggtatttttcattccTTATCATATTCATTTTACCTCTGGATGTTACATCG ACTGCCTACAGGCAATGTATTCAGGAACATACTTCTTTTATCGAAGAACCACAACTGAATGATACTGCAAATGCAAGCACAACAGCAGTTCCTCATGTTATCCCATCAAATGAAACTTCAGTCTGCAAGCTCCCCTGGAGCTATGTGCCAGAAAATGTGCTGCCGCAGCTGTGGAGAGTACTGTACTGGACTTCACAATTCCTTACATG gTTTGTGCTACCACTCATGCAGTCGTACACTAAAGCTGGAGATTTCACTGTCAAAGGAAAGTTGAGGTCCTCTTTGATCGATAACGCAATTTATTACGGGAGCTACCTCGTAATAGCCACTATTCTTATTATATATCTAGCGGCTAAACCggactttgaatttgattg GCCAAAACTAAAAGCGATCGCAGCATCCGCAAGCAATACTTGGGGGCTATTTTGGTTAGTTTTGTTGCTAGGGTATGGTCTCGTGGACATCCCTCGCTCTGTATGGCGCAGTGCTATCCCAGGGCCTTTGCTGTCCCGCCTCTATTTCAAAGCAGCCAAATTGAATGCTGAAAAGAGTGAGGCTGAAGAAAACTTGGAAGACTATTTAGAGGCGCTTCAGGTCGCACTGAATCGCATTCCACCTAGTGACCCATTGCGAAAGAATGCCGAAACCATTTCTGACAAATTGCCACTGGAATGGCGAGAGCGCATGAAGCGTAAGTCTGTCAACACCAATCAGATGAACGATAGCGATCTAAATGAGAAGTCACTTGTTCGCCTACACAGACAA GTGATCCGAGCACTACAACgtcagcacagaacagaaacCCAGTGGCATAATTTGGTGGAGAAAATCTTTGATCTTGAAGATGTCCACCGTAATATCGGTAGCCATGAACACTACTTTAAGCCATCATTTGAATCGAGTCAACCCAACTGGGTAGCACGGATTCGCAGTCCCACGATAG AGTGGTACTGGAAATGCTTACTGAGACGGTATGTCTGTCAAGGATTGGCAATGATTTTGGCCCTTCTGTCAGTGTTGGTGGTGTGGTCCGAGTTGACTTTTTTCAATGCCAGTCCTGTTTTGTCCATCTTTGCTATTTTTGTCAACTTGGCCAAGGAATACTATGACTACCTCTCGATTGAA CTGGTTTCAATTGCCACCATCGCCTACATGTGCGTGTGCGCTTATTCGACAGTGTTGAAAATTCGCGTACTCAATTTGTATTATCTGGCACCCCACCACCAAACGGACGAGTATAGTTTGATCTTTTCGGGAATGTTACTTTGTCGGTTGACTCCGCCCATGTGTTTGAACTTCCTTGGCCTAATTCACATGGACAGCCACATTATCAAAGCTCGTCTGATGGAAACCTATTACACTCAA ATAATGGGGCATATGGATGTGTTGCCCATCATTTCGGACGGTTTCAACATCTACTTCCCCATGGCCATTTTGGGACTATGTCTGGCCACTTACTTCTCACTGGGAGCTCGCTTCCTTACCTTCATCGGATTCCAACAATTTGTAGACGACGAAGATGATATTACGGCCGATCTGTCTGACGAAGGAAGAGAGCTTATCAAACGGG AGAAGCGGAGGCGTCAGAGAGCTGAAGATAATGAATCCCGGCGTCGAAATGTCGAAGTTGCCAGCAGTTCCTCTCGAGCCGAGCGCGTTCGTGAAACTGGAG GTTTACTAGTAAAGCGAGAATCGTCACGCTCGGAGCTGTTCGGCTCTACATCCGACAACATGAGCAATGAAGATGATCGATACGATCAGCTTTTCATGCAGGCCAGTCGGAGAATCGGCGACGACGTTGGTTCCACACCGGCGACTTCTGTGACAGGGTCGTCCGACTATCGTTCCAGTTACACGCGCAGCGGACCGCCACGAAATTTCTTTGATGACGTTTAG
- the LOC124195707 gene encoding isoaspartyl peptidase/L-asparaginase-like has protein sequence MIDPVILVHGGAGDIPEWRVPLKLHGVRKAARAGYVSLSKDECSALDAVEAAVKVMEDDEAFNAGKGSVLTIKGTIEMDAIIMEGKNLKTGAVAGLSNVSNPVTVARLVMDSTPHIFLAGPGANSFAREKGVPFASDDELITDFAREALDDFIHGRGEATSELGQESKHGTVGAVAIDRYGRMACATSTGGMTGKLPGRVGDTPLVGAGGYCDDAGGASSATGHGESIAKVCLCHHIIGLMQSGLGPKEATQRALTNMQNRTGGTAGAITLSNKGQVGIHFNSKRMAWAYVRNGEVHSGINPDEDEIELL, from the exons ATGATTGATCCAGTGATACTTGTGCATGGCGGAGCCGGAGACATCCCTGAATGGCGAGTTCCGCTAAAGTTGCATGGTGTTCGAAAAGCTGCCAGAGCTGGATATGTCAGTTTGTCAAAGGATGAATGCTCCGCGTTGGATGCTGTAGAAGCTGCCGTTAAAGTAATGGAGGACGACGAAGCCTTCAATGCGG GTAAAGGATCCGTTCTAACGATTAAAGGAACGATTGAAATGGATGCCATAATCatggaaggaaaaaacttgaaaacag GTGCTGTTGCTGGTTTAAGTAATGTTTCCAATCCGGTCACAGTTGCTAGACTCGTGATGGATAGCACACCTCACATTTTTCTAGCTGGCCCAGGTGCTAATTCATTTGCTCGGGAAAAAGGAGTACCGTTTGCATCTGACGACGAATTAATTACAGACTTTGCTCGTGAGGCGCTGGATGATTTTATCCATGGCAGAGGAGAAGCTACCAGTGAACTTGG CCAGGAAAGCAAACATGGGACTGTTGGAGCGGTAGCGATAGATCGCTATGGCCGTATGGCTTGCGCAACATCGACTGGAGGAATGACCGGCAAACTTCCAGGAAGAGTTGGAGATACTCCACTTGTCGGAGCTGGAGGATATTGTGATGACGCTGGAGGGGCTTCATCTGCAACAGGTCACGGGGAATCAATCGCCAAAGTATGTCTATGTCATCATATAATTGGATTAATGCAATCTGGTTTGGGTCCGAAAGAGGCAACACAACGTGCTCTAACAAACATGCAAAATAGAACTGGAGGAACCGCTGGGGCGATAACTCTTTCAAATAAAGGTCAAGTAGGTATACATTTCAATTCCAAGCGTATGGCTTGGGCGTACGTAAGAAATGGAGAAGTCCATTCCGGAATTAATccagatgaagatgaaattgaattactttGA
- the LOC124195708 gene encoding ribonuclease H2 subunit A-like produces the protein MDEGLQAFSDNNHRNITIVSKVPDVCRKQPCALGIDEAGRGPVLGPMVYGITYCPESRAEELKAIGCADSKTLTEEQREKLFGKLDSLQDFVGWAVEVISPNSICNNMFKRLKHSLNEVSHDSAIGLIRKALSLEANITSVFVDTVGPPEKYQAKLSALFPGIKITVSKKADSLFPVVSAASICAKVARDKALSTWKFKESPFISLKAENQELKWGSGYPGDPTTKKFLAQNIDVVFGFPQLVRFSWSTSEQILKTKGVTVEWEDTEEQENQAVSVKKFFYNSGKSNSPRRHPYFIDRKLKQATKLI, from the exons ATGGATGAAGGTTTACAAGCATTTTCTGATAATAACCACAGAAATATCACAATCGTGTCAAAAGTACCTGATGTTTGTCGAAAACAACCGTGTGCTTTAGGAATCGATGAAGCAGGCAGAGGGCCAGTTCTGG gtCCCATGGTGTATGGAATAACATATTGCCCTGAATCTCGAGCAGAGGAGTTGAAAGCTATTGGATGTGCTGATTCAAAAACACTGACAGAGGAACAGCGTGAGAAACTATTTGGAAAATTAGATTCACTTCAAGACTTTGTAGGATGGGCTGTAGAAGTAATCTCACCCAATTCCATCTGCAATAACATGTTCAAAAGGCTCAAACACAGTCTGAATGAAGTGTCTCATGATTCGGCAATTGGCCTTATCAGGAAAGCACTTAGCCTAGAAGCAAACATCACTTCAGTCTTTGTCGACACTGTAGGTCCACCAGAGAAGTATCAAGCCAAGCTCTCAGCTCTTTTTCCAGGTATCAAAATAACTGTTTCCAAAAAGGCTGACTCTCTCTTTCCAGTTGTCAGTGCTGCTAGTATTTGTGCAAAAGTTGCTCGTGATAAGGCACTGTCAACTTGGAAATTCAAAGAGTCTCCATTCATCAGTTTAAAAGCAGAAAACCAAGAACTAAAATGGGGAAGTGGCTACCCAGGAG ATCCTactacaaaaaagtttttggctCAGAATATTGATGTGGTTTTTGGTTTCCCTCAACTTGTAAGATTTTCTTGGTCCACATCTGAGCAGATCTTGAAAACCAAAGGTGTCACAGTAGAATGGGAAGACacagaagaacaagaaaatcaagCAGTTTCTgtaaagaaattcttttacaATTCAGGAAAATCGAATTCCCCGCGTAGACATCCTTATTTTATCGATCGTAAGTTGAAGCAAGCAACAAAGCTTAtttaa
- the LOC124195709 gene encoding WD repeat domain-containing protein 83-like produces MGTKSYVGHLSKEIACKQGAVRAVRFNVEGEYCLTCGSDKSVKLWNPYRGALLKTYSGHGYEVLDAQSSCDSSHIVSCGMDKTIILWDVSTGQSLRKYRGHLGTVNCVKFNEDSSVAISGSVDTSIRCWDCRSKKPEAFQIMQEAKDSVSSVQVTDHEILTGSLDGQIRRYDVRNGEMIADEMAHPITSVWFTRDGQGLLVSCLDSTLRLIDKDTGELLQEYTGHVNTEYKIDCCLDHTDNFVISGSEDGTVYIWSLVEGQLVARLEHVGSKVVHSLSPHPSQEWLLTAAQNSIYLWKDQPDEDE; encoded by the exons ATGGGGACCAAAAGTTATGTAGGTCATTTATCTAAAGAAATTGCCTGTAAACAAGGAGCAGTCAGGGCAGTCCGATTTAAcg TTGAAGGTGAATATTGCCTAACATGTGGATCAGATAAAAGTGTGAAATTGTGGAATCCTTATCGGGGAGCCCTTTTGAAAACTTATTCTGGTCATGGGTATGAAGTATTGGATGCCCAGAGTAGCTGTGATAGTag TCATATAGTCTCTTGTGGAATGGATAAAACTATTATACTATGGGATGTGTCAACTGGACAATCTTTACGTAAATATCGTGGACATCTGGGAACAGTAAACTGTGTAAAGTTTAATGAAGATTCATCTGTTGCTATTTCTGGCAGTGTTGACACCTCTATCAGATGTTGGGATTGCAGATCAAAGAAACCAGAAGCATTCCAGATCATGCAAGAAGCCAAAGATAGCGTAAGCTCTGTTCAAGTCACTGATCATGAAATTCTAACTGGATCACTAGATGGCCAAATCAGGAGGTATGATGTTCGGAACGGAGAAATGATTGCTGATGAAATGGCTC ATCCCATAACTTCAGTATGGTTTACTCGTGACGGCCAAGGATTGCTCGTGTCATGCCTGGACAGCACTCTCCGTTTAATTGATAAGGACACCGGTGAATTGTTACAAGA GTACACTGGACACGTCAACACGGAATACAAAATCGATTGCTGTCTTGATCACACAGATAACTTCGTAATATCTGGTTCGGAAGACGGTACAGTTTACATTTGGTCTTTAGTTGAAGGCCAGTTAGTAGCGAGACTGGAGCACGTTGGTTCAAAAGTTGTTCATTCATTGTCCCCGCATCCATCCCAAGAGTGGTTACTAACTGCTGCTCAGAATAGTATTTATTTGTGGAAAGACCAACCTGACGAAGACGAGTAA
- the LOC124195712 gene encoding cytochrome c oxidase assembly factor 6 homolog, translated as MSFPDKEKRQKCWDSRDRYWECLDKSGDQIEKCVEVRTLYETTCPSQWVKHFDRKREYLKFKERINEGLQTACGPVTSKNSLTAPRQRVYRQTVTTLT; from the exons ATGTCCTTTCcagataaagaaaaacgacagAAATGCTGGGATTCCCGTGATCGCTACTGGGAATGCTTAGATAAGAGCGGCgatcaaattgaaaagtgCGTGGAAGTAAGGACACTCTACGAAACTACCTGTCCGAGTCAATGG gTTAAACACTTTGACCGGAAACGGGAATATCTGAAGTTTAAGGAACGCATTAATGAAGG GCTTCAAACCGCATGTGGACCAGTTACTTCAAAGAATTCTCTTACGGCTCCGCGTCAGCGAGTTTACCGTCAAACGGTCACGACTCTCACTTAA
- the LOC124195704 gene encoding hillarin-like, with amino-acid sequence MMNFYENLCFRCDQTVYQVDRVGPLKDFTFFHQGCFKCSACGTKLTLKTYYNNQDSNDDKEVYCVSHVPKIGPGHLDGSAVGIRSALNVPKSFNYVNEQIRGGGKGTFDAEALAIKPHLNNGRQNSGENGNFSDHQYGRFDASALHIAHALRATELQRSYRRPIEKPLDSYLDKDTQVRLEMKHRKEEDDLYRKFARQREEEEFKFKEEFREEWEKELEKLTSRFERELANKRKKPDEQKVLTLRLQKEREDLEKNLTVRRDKKKESLTRKLLEHERAATAALVEKQSKEMMNLINEKRSEFMRAESLYIDDDYQTEELFPYPSNPPAPQPPGVAKTDIYHNPLVFADIDQIAISVAQEDQKTFTDLVRMLIGRCGSDVEKARTIFRWITVKNLNTMQFDDTVRTDTPMGLLRGIKHGTESYHVLFKRICSYAGLHCVVIKGYSKSAGYQPGVRFEDNRFRNSWNAVYVAGAWRFVQCNWGARHLVNAKEVPKPGSKSKSDSLRYEYDDHYFLTDPKEFIYEFFPLQSEWQLLKTTITLKEFEDLPFVRSLFFRYGLYFPDENTKAVMVTDSTGAVTIRIGMPSNMQASLIFHYNLKFYDNDTDTFETISLKRFVMQSVVGNVVAFRVHAPCSGAFLLDIFANAVTPREYLTGEPMKFKSVCKFKIVCEDLQTVMVPLPDCASGEWGPMKATRLFGLVPITHQDALIFAGRELECQFRMSRPLTDFMATLHKNGSEEKRLAKYATHYVTGDLVTFKISFPEEGQYGMDIYTREVNSMGNSSGNNAEQSNEKHLLTHCCKYLINSSKRNQV; translated from the exons ATGATGAACTTTTACGAGAATCTCTGTTTCCGGTGCGACCAAACGGTGTACCAGGTGGACCGCGTCGGCCCACTAAAGGACTTTACATTTTTCCATCAGGGCTGTTTCAAGTGTTCGGCATGCGGCACCAAGTTGACGCTCAAAACCTACTACAACAACCAGGATTCCAACGACGACAAGGAGGTCTATTGCGTCAGCCATGTGCCCAAGATCGGGCCCGGCCATCTGGACGGCTCGGCCGTGGGCATCCGCTCTGCCCTCAACGTGCCCAAGTCGTTCAACTACGTCAACGAACAGATCCGCGGCGGAGGCAAAGGCACTTTCGACGCCGAGGCGTTGGCCATCAAGCCTCACCTCAACAACGGCCGCCAGAACAGCGGCGAGAACGGCAATTTCTCCGACCATCAGTACGGACGATTCGACGCCAGCGCCCTTCACATTGCCCACGCTCTGCGGGCCACCGAGCTCCAGCGCAGTTACAGGCGGCCCATTGAAAAGCCCCTCGACTCTTATCTG GACAAAGACACTCAAGTTCGATTGGAGATGAAACACCGCAAAGAAGAGGACGACTTGTACCGCAAATTCGCGCGGCAACGCGAAGAAGaggaattcaaattcaagGAAGAATTTCGG GAAGAGTGGGAGAAGGAGCTGGAGAAGTTGACGTCACGGTTCGAGCGGGAGCTGGCCAACAAACGGAAAAAGCCCGACGAGCAAAAAGTGCTGACGCTGAGACTGCAAAAGGAGCGCGAGGATCTCGAGAAGAACCTGACCGTCCGCCgtgacaagaaaaaggaatcgcTCACCCGAAAACTCCTGGAACATGAACG GGCGGCGACGGCAGCGCTGGTGGAAAAGCAAAGCAAAGAGATGATGAATCTAATCAACGAGAAGCGCTCCGAGTTTATGCGCGCCGAGAGCCTCTACATCGACGATGACTACCAGACGGAAGAACTCTTTCCTTACCCGAGCAATCCGCCAGCACCTCAGCCGCCGGGCGTCGCCAAGACCGACATCTATCACAATCCTCTTGTCTTCGCAGACATCGACCAGATCGCCATCTCG GTGGCGCAAGAAGATCAAAAAACATTCACGGACCTCGTCCGGATGTTGATCGGACGATGCGGATCAGACGTCGAGAAAGCCag AACGATTTTCCGGTGGATCACGGTGAAGAATTTGAATACGATGCAATTTGACGACACGGTTCGCACCGACACACCCATGGGTCTGCTGAGAGGCATCAAACACGGCACGGAAAGTTACCACGTCCTGTTCAAGCGCATTTGCAG CTACGCCGGTTTGCATTGCGTTGTCATCAAGGGCTATTCAAAATCGGCCGGCTACCAGCCAGGCGTGCGCTTCGAGGACAACCGCTTCCGCAATTCGTGGAACGCCGTCTATGTGGCCGGAGCCTGGCGTTTCGTCCAGTGCAACTGGGGCGCCCGCCATCTGGTCAATGCTAAAGAAGTGCCCAAACCTGGAAGCAAGAGCAAATCCGACAGTCTTCG TTACGAGTACGACGACCATTATTTCTTGACGGATCCCAAGGAATTCATCTACGAGTTTTTCCCTCTTCAGTCGGAATGGCAACTGCTTAAGACCACCATCACGCTCAAAGAATTCGAAGACCTTCCATTTGTGCGTTCACTCTTCTTCCGCTACGGACTTTACTTCCCAGACGAAAATACCAAGGCCGTTATGGTCACAGATTCCACCG GAGCGGTAACCATCCGAATCGGCATGCCGTCCAACATGCAAGCCAGTCTCATTTTCCATTACAACCTCAAATTCTACGACAATGATACCGATACGTTTGAGACTATTAGCTTGAAGCGCTTCGTCATGCAG TCTGTTGTGGGAAATGTGGTGGCGTTCCGAGTCCACGCCCCGTGCAGTGGTGCCTTCCTGCTGGACATATTCGCCAATGCGGTGACACCGCGCGAGTACCTGACGGGCGAGCCCATGAAATTCAAGAGCGTTTGCAAGTTCAAAATTGTTTGCGAGGACCTTCAGACGGTCATGGTGCCCTTGCCGGACTGCGCCAGCGGTGAGTGGGGGCCGATGAAGGCGACGCGTCTCTTCGGCCTGGTGCCCATCACCCATCAGGACGCCTTGATCTTTGCCGGCCGTGAGTTGGAATGCCAATTCCGCATGTCCCGACCGCTGACCGACTTTATGGCGACTCTCCACAAAAACGGATCGGAAGAGAAGCGGCTGGCCAAATACGCCACGCACTACGTGACGGGCGATCTGGTCACATTCAAAATCAGTTTCCCCGAGGAGGGCCAATACGGCATGGACATTTACACGCGCGAAGTCAATTCGATGGGAAACAGCAGCGGCAACAATGCCGAGCAGAGCAACGAGAAGCACCTGTTGACTCATTGCTGTAAATATCTGATCAACTCTTCTAAGCGCAACcaggtttaa
- the LOC124195710 gene encoding G-protein coupled receptor-associated protein LMBRD2-like — protein sequence MHQTYYTKIMGHMDVLHISDGFNIYFPMAIFFGLCLAATYFVLGVRFLSFLGFQQFVDGEDDITVDLSNEGRELIKREKRRRQRAEDNESRRRNVEVASSSSRAERIRETGVKAMSPMTSHPVIEEEAEGRTGLTLITSGLQNVQLLDQQSNETNPQRLTRKQRVNQRTNRRKREKRKRDAVAKAARSLSNEKTFFTDAKNFLQRFFFKNV from the exons ATGCATCAAACCTATTACACAAAA ATTATGGGGCACATGGATGTGTTGCACATTTCGGACGGTTTCAACATCTACTTCCCcatggccattttttttggACTATGTCTGGCGGCCACTTACTTCGTATTGGGagttcgttttctttccttcctcgGATTCCAGCAATTTGTAGACGGCGAAGATGATATTACGGTCGATCTGTCTAACGAAGGAAGAGAGCTTATCAAACGGG AGAAGCGGAGGCGTCAGAGAGCTGAAGATAATGAATCCCGACGTCGAAATGTCGAAGTTGCCAGCAGTTCCTCTCGAGCCGAGCGCATTCGTGAAACTGGAG TCAAAGCAATGTCGCCGATGACATCACATCCTGTCATTGAGGAAGAGGCTGAAGGACGTACCGGGCTAACTCTAATTACCTCCGGGCTTCAAAATGTTCAGTTATTAGATCAGCAATCTAATGAAACTAACCCTCAACGACTGACTAGAAAACAGCGCGTCAACCAAAGAACTAATAGACgaaagagggaaaagagaaaacgagatGCAGTAGCCAAAGCTGCTAGGTCATTGTCGaatgaaaaaacttttttcactgatgcaaaaaattttcttcaacgtttttttttcaaaaatgtgtgA